The following coding sequences are from one Salvia hispanica cultivar TCC Black 2014 chromosome 3, UniMelb_Shisp_WGS_1.0, whole genome shotgun sequence window:
- the LOC125216188 gene encoding uncharacterized protein LOC125216188, with translation MDARFYNLGSAANPQSDAFKNLCSPIQIRGTGAKVVYCADTTLRLDSPGHATPFTSASKGVKRKWGIVGDPMNQQGESLLCLNLGHSSSSSDSKGSTATACTSMSSAKETEGESSMDIELDFTLNLGGDKSSAVEKPSLESLKNGPKVDLQLSLFSQPAVSDITTVYPSSSVLKNATKMVTDNGGLNADEGSLGSPFFPSLTPHNEENICFLDQSGPMKSTSPGLSSSVITTPKSSVTCTSGITQLQQQRSSSTKQCQFQGCLKGARGASGLCIAHGGGRRCQRTGCHKGAEGRTAFCKAHGGGRRCEFLGCTKSAEGRTDFCIAHGGGRRCSHEGCSRAARGKSGLCIRHGGGKRCQRENCKKSAEGLSGLCISHGGGRRCQYPECNKGAQGSTMFCKAHGGGKRCTYPECKKGAEGSTPFCKGHGGGKRCSFEGGGICPKSVHGGTLYCVAHGGGKRCAIPDCTKSARGRTEYCVRHGGGKRCKFEGCGKSAQGSTDFCKAHGGGKRCTWGHPGYEFGQGDAPCNTFARGKTGLCGSHGGLVQDKRVHGGATIGITVPDSVTSQSVFTVDDIGKMENSLVTSNSSWSYFSDQQAHQHVGSSSSARKLPEGRVHGGNLIAMFAGGPSFNFARSNHTVDPSDPEKSFMTHQTWM, from the coding sequence ATGGATGCCAGATTCTACAATCTGGGTTCTGCTGCTAACCCTCAATCGGATGCGTTCAAGAATCTGTGCAGTCCCATCCAAATCAGAGGAACTGGAGCCAAAGTTGTGTATTGTGCGGACACAACCCTACGACTTGATTCTCCTGGTCATGCAACCCCTTTTACATCTGCTTCAAAGGGGGTGAAACGAAAGTGGGGTATTGTAGGTGATCCAATGAATCAGCAAGGTGAGTCTCTGCTATGTCTCAACCTTGGTCATTCGTCAAGCTCGTCAGACAGTAAGGGGAGTACTGCAACTGCCTGCACTTCAATGTCTTCAGCCAAGGAAACTGAAGGGGAGTCTTCAATGGATATAGAGCTGGACTTCACTCTAAATCTAGGTGGTGATAAATCATCAGCTGTAGAAAAACCTAGTTTGGAATCATTGAAAAATGGGCCTAAGGTCGATCTGCAATTAAGCCTCTTCAGTCAGCCTGCTGTATCTGATATTACAACTGTTTATCCGAGTTCCTCTGTGCTGAAAAATGCTACCAAGATGGTTACCGACAATGGAGGTCTAAATGCAGATGAAGGATCACTTGGAAGTCCGTTTTTCCCATCACTGACTCCCCACAATGAGGAAAACATTTGCTTTCTAGACCAGTCAGGACCAATGAAGTCAACATCTCCAGGTCTCTCCTCGAGTGTAATTACAACACCAAAAAGCTCAGTCACCTGTACTTCCGGGATAACGCAATTACAACAGCAgcgtagtagtagtactaaacaATGTCAGTTTCAGGGATGTTTGAAGGGAGCAAGAGGAGCATCTGGTCTCTGTATTGCTCATGGTGGTGGTCGCAGGTGTCAGCGTACTGGATGCCATAAAGGAGCTGAGGGCCGAACTGCATTCTGCAAGGCCCATGGTGGTGGTCGCCGATGTGAGTTTTTAGGATGCACAAAAAGTGCTGAAGGACGTACTGATTTCTGTATAGCCCATGGTGGTGGCCGGCGATGCTCTCATGAGGGTTGCAGCCGGGCTGCTAGAGGCAAGTCCGGATTGTGCATTCGTCATGGTGGTGGCAAGAGATGCCAGAGAGAAAATTGCAAAAAGAGTGCAGAAGGCCTGTCTGGTCTATGCATCTCCCATGGAGGGGGTCGACGATGCCAGTATCCTGAATGCAACAAGGGAGCTCAAGGAAGTACTATGTTCTGTAAGGCACACGGTGGTGGCAAACGATGCACATATCCAGAGTGCAAAAAAGGTGCAGAAGGAAGCACCCCCTTCTGCAAAGGCCATGGTGGTGGAAAGCGATGTTCATTCGAAGGGGGTGGAATTTGCCCAAAGAGTGTGCATGGAGGGACCCTTTACTGTGTAGCACATGGGGGAGGTAAAAGGTGTGCTATCCCAGATTGCACCAAGAGCGCCAGGGGACGTACTGAATATTGTGTTCGCCATGGTGGTGGAAAGAGATGCAAATTTGAAGGCTGTGGTAAAAGTGCTCAGGGAAGCACTGATTTCTGCAAGGCCCATGGTGGAGGGAAAAGATGCACCTGGGGTCATCCTGGTTACGAGTTTGGGCAAGGTGATGCTCCTTGCAACACATTTGCTAGGGGTAAAACCGGACTCTGCGGGTCTCATGGTGGCTTGGTCCAGGATAAGAGGGTCCACGGTGGTGCAACCATAGGAATAACTGTTCCAGATTCTGTAACCAGTCAATCAGTCTTCACAGTTGATGACATTGGGAAGATGGAGAACAGCTTGGTGACATCCAACAGCAGTTGGAGCTATTTCAGCGACCAGCAAGCACATCAGCATGTCGGAAGTAGCTCTTCAGCACGTAAGCTCCCAGAAGGAAGGGTGCACGGAGGGAATCTTATTGCAATGTTTGCAGGTGGTCCTAGTTTCAACTTTGCTAGAAGCAACCACACGGTTGATCCATCTGACCCAGAGAAGTCCTTCATGACGCATCAGACGTGGATGTAA